Sequence from the Thunnus maccoyii chromosome 11, fThuMac1.1, whole genome shotgun sequence genome:
GCGCCTCTGCCATCAACTCTGTATAGAGAGAAGCACACAAGCAACAAGGAATATGTGATAGTTAATAATAACACAGATTATAATGTATTAAGTCAAACACCTGATGCCAGGTGTTGGTAGCACTAAAGGTCAGATAACCCTGGCTCTGTCACTTTTGTGTTGCAGTTCAATGGAAGAGCTTCAGCAGCTACATTTCCATTATGGTTTTACAtatcttttgtcttttacaaGCATAAATACACCTACGCAGCTCATTTAGATTGACAGATGCTTTGTGGCCGTATTTAACTCATTATAAATTATGTACCATCTTGTATCTGCATTTCCTGAAGAAAGTATATTAGCAGGAGGAGAActtttcccttctctctccctcttgctacttacaaatggaaaaaaaaaagctttatatGTGTTCAGACACATAAAACGCCCCCTCCGTGACGGATGGCTTTGAGTGAAGCCGTTTCAAAATGACTATAAATGCATTTGATTTCCAATGTGGTCAGACAGCACTTCGTGAGAACCAGTTCTGAGTAACCATAAACCATCATAAACAGCTGTCAGTGGGTGTCATGACTCCTTGAAGGAAACggaaaggttgttttccttttccactgcagcaactaaactgtttcagtattagttttggccaatgagctgttgttggatgtttacatttttcaaaataaaagaccgAAGCTGCTGGACAATTTCATCCACTTGCAAATTTGCTTCAAACCTCAATAAAAAATGAGACATGAATGCTCATGAAGGTCTACACAGTTGAGGACATTGTGCCTCACAGCATGTTACCTCTCTCGATGTCATCCATGGGTGATGCTGGATGCTTTTCTTTGGGGGGAGAACTTTTGGAGCTGGTTGAGGttctgttactgctgctgctgttgttgttactCTTCATCTGCTGGCCCAGGCGACTGGTCTGCTGCTCCAGGCGAGAATGGATCTTACTGCTGCCCTCAGCCCTGGAAATGCACATGTACAGGACAAGCAGACATGTAGTATATTTCTACTAAAATGTtgcacaagttttttttagtgaatTTCTATCATTTTGGttaaaaaacagtatttattttttgctgctTTCCACCTAACATGGCTTCGTATTTGTTTATACAATGAGTGTACCCcatggtgtgtttatgtgctgctatggtgagagagaggggggcgGGGTGAGATGCAACAAGGGCTCGCATCTGGACTGAAACAAGGGTTGTTTCAGTTATGTATACCCTCCGACATCTGCGCTACTTGTTTCTACCCACCTGGTCTTCTTCACAGCTATGTTGCTGTTGAGTTTCTCTAGTCTGTACTCTCCTGTGTCATGGTTCACAATAAGGATGCACTCTTTCATGTACGGCCTCTTGGATCCCTTGAAAACTGTTACTGGAGCACTTGAACCCTGAAACACAGTTTAATAAACTTCTTCAATAACTTGTGAAACCCTCAGAATCTAGATATATTTCTGAATGCATAATTGTGAAATCTAACCACTGCTGCATActtaatgttaaaatattttactgtctGGAACTGGAAACTGGAAAAAATTTGGACAAACACAAGTTTCAGTAAtttcaaaaacatgattttgtggGGTCTGACAAATTCAGACAGAAAATTATCACGCGCTGGGTTTGCtcattgtttcttttcttgGATCACATGGCTGTCAGCATGTATTGGACAAACGTCAAATCAAATCCATTCCATTCAGGCACTTCTGTTTATCCTCAGTAGCCCCATTGTCAAGTTTGAATTATTTATCATGAGTTTTAGGGCCTGACTCTTACCAATCCAATGTGAGCAAACTGATTTTTATCAAATTGACTTAAAGTTTCATATCTGAGAATGACAAACATACAGAGGGTGTTCAtagtgaaatattaatatatagtAATAAATCATAATCAGTAACATATTCAATtgtatttaaatttcattttcagataGTATTCAGTAATGGTTAAATTTCACAACTAGGTATTCAGTTACTTTTAAGATTCAAAAATAACGATGGcctttgctttgctttgatGGGAGTATAAAACACGAACCTCTAAATTGGGTAAAGTAATAGTGACTTGCTCTCCTTTGCCCACTTCAAGCTCCCCTTCACACGTTGTATCAATGGAGGCTGGTTTGAAGTCATCTGtcggggggaaaaaagcaagcAAATGTGGTATATATATCATAAAAAATGTCTATGTATTTCATGCTCAATATTAAAAACAGTGACATGACTGTGTTTGTAGATTTTCACTCCCTCACTGCTGCAGTTGTCCACCGGCACCAGCAGATGGCGGTGGTGTCCACGTTGCTGATTAGCCACAACTAGCTAACGTTTTGACAGCTTGACCATTAGTGGTTTTTAATAGTCGAGAGTAAAATAACTTATGAAGACGACATGGCAAACAGAAAATTGTAATCTTACTTAAACGTGTCAACAGGCGGATACAAATGGACTTGACGAGGCGGCTAACGCTGACGCTAACTGACGCTACATGGctaacagctgcctgctgctacTAGCATGAAACTGTTAGCAACTGTAAAAGTCAAACATAACGTACTGATTTAAAGGACCACTTACATCGCACTGTGTGGTAGCCGCTTTTGGGGTGTTTCTCAAACGTCTCTCCTAATTTCAAGACATGTTCTTGGTTGTCAAAGTTGGAATACGCTGTACCATTCATTCTGAGAGTTTGACGAGCTGTGAACTTTCTGCTGTTCTGTTTTATCCGATAGCAAAGTTCCGCCTCTTCTTCGTTGTGATTGGTCAAACAGACTGATCCCTGGTCTGATTGATTCAGCGTCTGTCAATCAAGATTTCGTAATGACAGGGCATCTTTAGGGCTGTCACATGGTTAATTGGTGATTCTTATTTCGTAAAAATGAGAAATCTctgtttccccttttttccATCTTCTCACTACTACTATTGtggtttgtttagtttgttttttgtttgtatgcttgtcttgatatttatattcatacattgacttatcatttattttaatttaatttttttgacttttgatacATGCAACCTTTTATCTATCTGTATGTTCTGTTTATTGGCGCtgtttgatgaaaatgaatccaaactcattttttcatagtttttttcataaatatcacaaataagaataaaaaaagaaatcaacttTACATTAAAAGTATGGAATATTCATGTTTAATAGAATTCATGGAAATAATTACAGATTTATTCACAGTGCCTAATATTATTTACTGAAAAGACCATATTTACTGTGCAGGGtcattgtttggttttgttctaGAATCCATAACACTTGTGACCAGCCAAGGaaaaaagatagatagataaattgataaatacacattttgcaCCTTTTGACATAATGTGCCTTCATGGTGTTCGACACAGTTGCTTAACTATGGTCAGACATGGCCACTGCCATTAAACCCATTAACTCTTGTGTCTTTCAAATTTCCTTTAAATCTTTACActaaaatgttttctatttttaaatcttttgtttttgttaattgattaattaactgattatgtgtttttatgtttgcaaACAAGCTTGTCTCATTGGACAAATATAGTCTTTTTGAATTTGGCCTCCCTCTGCCTTTATTATTATGCCATCATCAGGCTAtggtgacatacagtacagtcaaacttctcaaattactacttattacattatattatgttGCAATTCTGACAAATCACTTCATAgacattgtgttgtgtttatagaAGAGAAGAGCGGTCAAAGAATCAAATTTTATATGCATGTTTTAGACCTCATGAAACACTCATATCAAAAAATGTTACTGTCCAACTGTGTGTGGggtctgaaaataaaaatacatcataGAGTTGCATGATTTCTCAACATTTTCTGGCCTGTGACCAACACTTGTAAAGACAACACTTGTGAAGATGGGAATTTGACTGTGGCATTTTCTATTGCCGTGTGTGTACCATTGCTTTGTCTTGTGCATGATATTATACTGAATACACAAATATATCCATAGCAAATATATTAGAAGCTCAACTCACTGACAAACTGCCTTATACACTAAATTAGCAGCATCACTGGGCTGAGCTGGAAACGTAATTACTGATAGAACAGCTCAAACACAGTGTGGAGATCCTGAAGGTCTGGCAATGAGAGACTAATGAACTGCTGCAGTAACTGTTAACTGGCTGCAGTTTCAAGCTCTATAGGCTGCAGGGTCTCTGAGCTCCATACGCCTTGTGGCAGTGAAAATaatctcttttcctttctttaaaCTGTTAATGATTCCTAAGCCTTAAATTCCTGCCCTGTCTGCACTTTACTGAGGCCATATGCTCTACTGCCTTCAAACATTAAAGGATCAACATCTAAGACAAGTGGACTGTCAAGATTACGCAAGCGTATTATCACCACTTTGTCACAACTTGGTCTTtttgcacgtgtgtgtgtgtgtgtgtgtgtgtgtgtgtgtgcaggtggaTGTGTAAGAGGTCAGGTATGGAGCCCACTGCAACAGCTAGGCCAAGTATTATAAGTATATGGTGATTGGGGAAAGGAAGAGGCACTGTGAATGATGGAGGAGACCAAAACAAGTGCTTTGGGAGATGTGAGGAATCATCtaaaacatgaaagaacaaAATGTGTGTTATTGAACAGACAGTGTGGCAGTCGGGGGGGCAATGTCGACCTTTGACCTCTAGATTATAGAGTAAGAATCAGAGTAAAATTCATCAGCTGCAAGAAAGTTCTTGCAGTAGAAAAATGAAGGGATGGTCTCAAAAGGAGatccattttaaaaatacttcattttctttggcttgtttttccatttttttgtgatAAGTATCCTCTTCTAAAGGTGACAGTACTGCGTTTGAAAAAACTACTGTGATGGATTGCAGAAGGACTGGAATCCTATTTCACTGTATCTGTATCCcatgtgaaaagaaaacagcagggGTCTGTTTCCATGGACGGAGGTAAACAGTGGCCATCCTCTGGTGATATCAGTTGGGGGTTGCCTTTGGACCGTGGGAGGTAAAGCTTACTGTTTCTAAGCAACTATCCACAAGTTTACAATGCTGTGGTTGAGCCACAATAAAGAGTTCCAAGGTTGTGAGCCAGTAGCAGAGGTGAAAGAGATGACGGCCCCGATCTGAAGAGTGGAAAGTCTATATTCAGCCAAAGTAGGCAAAACTGCTCTCCCAGTCTCAAGTCACGTCTCAAGTGCTGAAGGGCAAGTCTGAGTCACAAGTCTTCATACTTAATACTGAATGCAGACAGTCCCCTGTAGTTCCCTGTAGGTCAAAACCTGggaattaaattaatttactctcaagtctc
This genomic interval carries:
- the eaf2 gene encoding ELL-associated factor 2; translation: MNGTAYSNFDNQEHVLKLGETFEKHPKSGYHTVRYDFKPASIDTTCEGELEVGKGEQVTITLPNLEGSSAPVTVFKGSKRPYMKECILIVNHDTGEYRLEKLNSNIAVKKTRAEGSSKIHSRLEQQTSRLGQQMKSNNNSSSSNRTSTSSKSSPPKEKHPASPMDDIERELMAEARVMDQMSSDSSSDSNSSSSSSSEDSSSSSDSEDERTSAPHLAPANHSMPILNTSSTHSRPQESGGGLMNTLKNDLQLSESGSESD